A genome region from Halorussus pelagicus includes the following:
- a CDS encoding 2,5-diamino-6-(ribosylamino)-4(3H)-pyrimidinone 5'-phosphate reductase, which produces MRVVVNAAMSADGKLSSKRREQIAISGPADFDRMDALRAGSDAVMVGVGTVLADDPHLTLDDSERQVARRERDEPAHPMRVVADSRARTPTDARILDDAATTYVLVAESAPAERIEALETAGARLVTAGDERVDLSSALSSLEREGVEQLMVEGGGELIFSLFEDGLADELRVFVGSKLIGGRDAPTLADGEGFVAEFPELDLEDVGRVDDGVRLRYAVV; this is translated from the coding sequence ATGCGCGTGGTCGTCAACGCCGCGATGAGCGCCGACGGCAAACTCTCCTCGAAGCGCCGCGAGCAGATAGCCATCAGCGGCCCGGCCGACTTCGACCGGATGGACGCGCTCCGCGCCGGGAGCGACGCGGTCATGGTCGGCGTCGGCACGGTTCTGGCCGACGACCCGCACCTCACGCTGGACGACAGCGAGCGACAGGTCGCCCGCAGGGAGCGCGACGAACCCGCCCACCCGATGCGGGTCGTCGCCGACTCTCGGGCGCGGACGCCGACCGACGCCCGAATTTTGGACGACGCCGCGACGACCTACGTCCTCGTCGCCGAGTCCGCGCCCGCCGAGCGAATCGAGGCGCTGGAGACCGCGGGCGCGCGACTCGTCACCGCTGGCGACGAGCGCGTGGACCTGTCGAGCGCACTCTCGTCGCTGGAGCGAGAGGGCGTCGAGCAACTGATGGTCGAGGGCGGCGGCGAACTCATTTTCTCGCTGTTCGAGGACGGACTGGCCGACGAACTCCGGGTGTTCGTCGGGTCGAAACTCATCGGCGGCCGCGACGCGCCCACGCTGGCAGACGGCGAGGGGTTCGTCGCGGAGTTCCCGGA